A single window of Usitatibacter rugosus DNA harbors:
- a CDS encoding TetR/AcrR family transcriptional regulator, whose protein sequence is MVKPQKKRVLRSKADQRANSIEQILDAAEYLFSRNGLHGVSLRDVAQQVGIHTTLVHYYFKDKQDLFESVFARRASISSEGRMEALHKYEEDAGDNPTVEGALRAFLDTDLDLYVERGEYWMNYAAFCARVSNTPEGAALMDVHFDPVVLKLLEIIKRALPGYSDADIFWGYHFVTGALMNTYARTGRIDRLSGGLCRSDDFAAVKQRMAPFMAAGFLSLKPQPAAKSKPAAKRKK, encoded by the coding sequence ATGGTCAAGCCCCAGAAGAAGCGAGTCCTCCGCAGCAAAGCCGATCAGCGCGCCAACAGCATCGAGCAGATCCTGGACGCGGCCGAATACCTCTTCTCCAGGAACGGCCTGCACGGCGTGAGCCTGCGGGACGTGGCCCAGCAAGTCGGAATCCACACCACGCTGGTCCACTACTACTTCAAGGACAAGCAGGATCTCTTCGAGTCGGTGTTCGCGCGCCGCGCGAGCATCAGCAGCGAAGGGCGCATGGAGGCGCTTCACAAGTACGAGGAAGACGCCGGGGACAATCCCACCGTGGAAGGCGCGTTGCGCGCGTTCCTGGATACCGACCTCGATCTCTACGTCGAGCGCGGCGAGTACTGGATGAACTACGCGGCCTTCTGCGCACGCGTCAGCAACACGCCCGAAGGCGCGGCGTTGATGGACGTCCACTTCGATCCCGTGGTGTTGAAGCTCCTCGAGATCATCAAGCGCGCGCTTCCGGGTTACTCCGACGCGGACATCTTCTGGGGCTATCACTTCGTGACCGGCGCGCTGATGAATACCTATGCGCGCACCGGGCGCATCGACAGGCTCTCGGGCGGGCTCTGCCGTTCCGACGATTTCGCGGCGGTGAAGCAGCGCATGGCCCCCTTCATGGCTGCGGGCTTCCTCTCCCTCAAGCCGCAGCCCGCAGCGAAGTCGAAGCCGGCGGCGAAGCGCAAGAAGTAG
- a CDS encoding carboxylesterase/lipase family protein, producing MKLKWIPAFAGMTVAGLTVAIGLAAPVSFASDAGPVVKAPAGDVQGVAQDSLRVFKGIPYAAPPVGKLRWRPPVPMQPWKGRLEATRFGPACIQPAPRTANIYSSDITPTSEDCLSLNVWAPTDAARAPVFVWIHGGALVGGAAKEPVYDGAPLARRGLVVVSINYRLGVLGYLAHPELSRESEQGVSGNYGLLDQIEALRWVRANIAAFGGDPSNVTIAGESAGGLSVMYLMASPPARGLFAKAIAQSAYMISTPELKQTRFGERASQEAGARLAGTLHARNISMLREANAQQLTEAAAANGFMPFATIDGQVLQRQLVEVFEKGEQAPVPLLAGFNSGEIRSLTFLAPPAPASAEKYEAVIRERYGDLAGEFLRLYPGTDMKESIYATSRDALYGWTAERLARNQSAIGQRAYLYLFDHGYPAADAAGLHAFHAAELPYMFGTTDRTPALWPKIPVNATEARMTEAMLNYWSSFARTGEPRAKGEADWPEYGKSASYMLFGESPQASQRLMPGMYELHEEAVRRRRASKELPWNWNAGLVSPKLVP from the coding sequence ATGAAACTCAAATGGATTCCCGCCTTCGCGGGAATGACGGTGGCGGGCCTGACGGTCGCGATCGGCCTTGCGGCCCCGGTCTCTTTCGCCTCGGACGCAGGCCCCGTAGTGAAAGCCCCCGCGGGCGACGTCCAGGGCGTGGCGCAGGATTCGCTGCGCGTCTTCAAGGGCATCCCCTATGCCGCGCCACCGGTTGGCAAGTTGCGGTGGAGGCCACCCGTGCCGATGCAGCCCTGGAAAGGGCGCCTGGAGGCCACGCGGTTCGGGCCCGCCTGCATCCAGCCCGCCCCTCGCACCGCCAACATCTATTCGAGCGACATCACGCCCACCAGCGAGGACTGCCTGAGCCTCAACGTGTGGGCTCCTACGGACGCGGCCCGCGCTCCGGTGTTCGTCTGGATCCACGGCGGGGCACTGGTGGGGGGTGCGGCCAAGGAACCCGTGTACGACGGGGCGCCGCTGGCCCGACGCGGGCTCGTCGTCGTGTCGATCAACTATCGGCTCGGCGTGCTGGGCTACCTCGCGCATCCGGAGCTCAGCCGGGAGTCGGAACAGGGCGTCTCCGGCAACTACGGGCTACTCGACCAGATCGAGGCCCTGCGCTGGGTGCGCGCCAACATCGCGGCCTTCGGGGGCGATCCTTCGAACGTCACCATCGCGGGCGAATCCGCCGGCGGCTTGAGCGTGATGTACCTGATGGCCTCCCCGCCGGCGCGAGGATTGTTCGCCAAGGCGATCGCACAAAGCGCGTACATGATCTCCACGCCGGAGCTGAAGCAAACGCGCTTCGGCGAACGGGCATCGCAGGAGGCCGGAGCACGCCTGGCCGGCACCTTGCACGCGCGCAATATCTCAATGCTTCGCGAAGCGAATGCGCAGCAGCTGACCGAGGCTGCCGCGGCCAACGGGTTCATGCCGTTCGCCACGATCGATGGCCAGGTCCTGCAGCGCCAACTGGTGGAAGTCTTCGAGAAGGGCGAACAGGCGCCGGTACCGCTGCTCGCGGGATTCAACAGCGGCGAGATCCGTTCGCTCACGTTCCTGGCACCGCCGGCTCCGGCAAGCGCCGAGAAGTACGAGGCCGTCATCCGCGAGCGCTACGGTGACCTGGCCGGCGAGTTCCTACGCCTGTATCCCGGCACCGACATGAAGGAAAGCATCTACGCCACCTCACGCGATGCACTCTATGGCTGGACCGCGGAGCGCCTGGCGCGAAACCAGTCGGCGATCGGCCAGCGCGCGTATCTCTACCTCTTCGACCATGGCTATCCGGCCGCGGATGCCGCCGGGCTGCACGCATTCCACGCGGCCGAATTGCCGTACATGTTCGGAACGACGGATCGCACGCCGGCGCTCTGGCCGAAGATCCCCGTCAATGCGACGGAGGCGCGCATGACCGAAGCGATGCTCAACTACTGGAGCAGCTTCGCGCGCACGGGCGAACCCCGCGCGAAGGGGGAAGCGGACTGGCCGGAGTACGGCAAGTCGGCGAGCTACATGCTCTTCGGCGAGTCTCCGCAAGCGTCGCAGCGTTTGATGCCCGGCATGTACGAGCTGCACGAAGAAGCCGTGCGTCGGCGCCGGGCCAGCAAGGAGCTGCCGTGGAACTGGAACGCGGGATTGGTTTCGCCGAAGCTCGTGCCGTAG
- a CDS encoding branched-chain amino acid ABC transporter substrate-binding protein — MRAARSAIPFAAPLLVLFTGLVHAGPVKIGVLETLSGPQASTGIAYRAAVRYAVDKLNAEGGWNGAPVQLLEYDNQGGPAGASDKLKAAVADGVQIVVQGGSSAIGGQITEDVRKHNLRNPGQEIVYINVGAEALELTGEKCNFHHFRFAGNAQVRTKALVQAMKQANVLGTKVYSINQNYSWGQDMERSIEENAGPGGYQVVAKTLHDVNKIQDFAPYVAKISASGADTVITGNWSNDLLLMMKASKAAGLKVRFGTVFLDQVGNIANAGDQAVGHYVAQTFNPEAAGEEGAKFVASYKAKTGRVPVATEPQTVFGLEMVADALRRTKPKAGSLDVNAFARNLETTKLKTPMGESSMRASDHQVLLPLVVSTVSADAKYKADDTALGFKPVKTFTAEEAAVPAQGNCKMQRPG, encoded by the coding sequence ATGCGTGCTGCCCGCTCGGCCATCCCGTTTGCCGCTCCCCTGCTCGTCTTGTTCACCGGCCTGGTACACGCCGGCCCGGTCAAGATCGGCGTGCTCGAAACCCTCTCCGGCCCCCAGGCCTCCACGGGCATCGCCTATCGCGCCGCCGTGCGCTATGCCGTCGACAAGCTCAACGCCGAAGGTGGCTGGAACGGCGCGCCCGTGCAACTGCTGGAGTACGACAACCAGGGCGGCCCGGCCGGCGCCTCGGACAAGCTCAAGGCCGCGGTCGCCGACGGCGTGCAGATCGTCGTGCAGGGCGGCTCCTCGGCCATCGGCGGGCAGATCACCGAAGACGTGCGCAAGCACAACCTGCGCAACCCCGGCCAGGAGATCGTCTACATCAACGTCGGAGCGGAGGCGTTGGAGCTCACGGGCGAGAAGTGCAACTTCCACCACTTCCGCTTCGCCGGCAACGCGCAGGTGCGCACCAAGGCGCTCGTGCAGGCGATGAAGCAGGCCAACGTCCTCGGCACGAAGGTCTACTCGATCAACCAGAACTACTCGTGGGGCCAGGACATGGAGCGCTCCATCGAGGAGAATGCGGGCCCTGGCGGATACCAAGTGGTTGCGAAGACGCTGCACGACGTGAACAAGATCCAGGACTTCGCGCCGTACGTCGCGAAGATCAGCGCTTCGGGTGCCGATACGGTCATCACGGGCAACTGGTCGAACGACCTGCTGTTGATGATGAAAGCCTCGAAGGCGGCCGGCCTCAAGGTTCGTTTCGGCACCGTTTTCCTCGACCAGGTGGGCAACATCGCCAATGCCGGCGACCAGGCGGTCGGGCACTACGTCGCGCAGACCTTCAACCCGGAAGCAGCCGGGGAAGAAGGCGCGAAGTTCGTGGCCAGCTACAAGGCGAAGACCGGCCGCGTGCCCGTGGCCACCGAGCCGCAGACCGTGTTCGGCCTGGAGATGGTGGCCGACGCCCTCCGTCGTACCAAACCGAAAGCCGGCTCGCTCGACGTGAACGCGTTCGCCCGCAACCTGGAGACGACGAAGCTCAAGACTCCGATGGGTGAATCCAGCATGCGCGCGAGCGACCACCAGGTGCTCCTGCCGCTGGTGGTATCCACCGTGTCCGCGGATGCGAAGTACAAGGCCGACGACACGGCGCTGGGATTCAAGCCGGTGAAGACGTTCACGGCCGAAGAGGCCGCCGTCCCGGCGCAGGGCAATTGCAAGATGCAGCGCCCGGGCTGA
- a CDS encoding branched-chain amino acid ABC transporter permease produces the protein MVSAGLTLVFGMMGVLNFAHASFYMLGAYFAYSLQGVIGFGPAVVLAAVLSGGVGVIVERFFLRRVHQYGHAHELLLTFGLSFIIAETIKLVFGNYPVDYRIPAALDFAAFTLGRQQYPVYRVLMAGVAIAMFAALFLLLRYTRIGIVVRAAIYKPRMAEALGHNVKLVFMGVFGVGAALAGLAGAVAGAFYTTNPNMALEVGVMVFVVVVVGGLGSLGGAMVASLLIGIITSLAVGVDHSLVDVFALVGAGPWAQSTGGLLTLKLSSLAATLPFALMLLILLVRPGGLMGEKA, from the coding sequence ATGGTGTCGGCCGGGCTGACGCTGGTCTTCGGGATGATGGGCGTGCTCAACTTCGCGCATGCCTCCTTCTACATGCTCGGGGCGTACTTCGCGTACTCGCTGCAAGGCGTGATCGGCTTCGGGCCGGCCGTCGTGCTGGCCGCGGTGCTCTCGGGTGGCGTGGGCGTGATCGTCGAACGCTTCTTCCTGCGGCGCGTGCACCAGTACGGCCACGCGCACGAGCTGCTGCTCACCTTCGGGCTGTCCTTCATCATCGCCGAGACGATCAAGCTCGTCTTCGGCAACTACCCGGTCGACTACCGCATTCCCGCGGCTCTCGACTTCGCGGCGTTCACCCTCGGCCGCCAGCAATACCCCGTGTACCGCGTGCTGATGGCGGGCGTGGCGATCGCGATGTTCGCGGCGCTCTTCCTGCTGCTGCGGTACACACGCATCGGCATCGTCGTGCGGGCGGCGATCTACAAGCCGCGCATGGCCGAGGCGCTGGGACACAACGTGAAGCTGGTGTTCATGGGCGTCTTTGGCGTCGGCGCCGCGCTGGCCGGACTGGCCGGTGCGGTCGCGGGCGCCTTCTACACCACCAACCCGAACATGGCGCTGGAAGTCGGCGTGATGGTGTTCGTGGTGGTCGTCGTGGGCGGCCTCGGCTCGCTGGGCGGTGCGATGGTGGCGTCGTTGCTGATCGGCATCATCACTTCACTGGCGGTGGGCGTGGATCACAGCCTCGTGGACGTGTTTGCCCTGGTCGGTGCGGGCCCCTGGGCGCAGTCCACGGGCGGCTTATTGACGCTGAAACTCTCGAGCCTCGCCGCCACGCTGCCGTTCGCGTTGATGCTGTTGATCCTGCTCGTTCGGCCGGGCGGCCTGATGGGCGAGAAGGCCTGA
- a CDS encoding branched-chain amino acid ABC transporter permease yields MRTPLLACAAGLALLAALPAVLPAGLLIASIQMLIAALFASAYSLLSGRAGMLSFGHAAYFGVGAFGTVHAMNAFGGTGLLPTPLLPLVGAFVGLAVGIVAGWFATKRGGTAFAMITLAIAELLHSLAPQLKGLFGGESGISAMRAPAWGLTFGSTMQVYYLVLAWVAVSLALLYWHTLTPAGRLTLALRENSHRLRFLGYNVHGLGVSAFAISAMFSGVAGSLQALNNEAANYAVFDAGVSAAVVLNSYIGGVGSFLGPVVGAALMTLFGYAMSDVTQSWMLYQGVLFVLVMMFLPTGLSGLYGMGVRLVKRLRS; encoded by the coding sequence ATGCGCACGCCCCTCCTCGCCTGCGCCGCGGGCCTCGCATTGCTGGCGGCGCTGCCCGCCGTGCTGCCTGCAGGCCTCCTCATCGCCTCGATCCAGATGCTCATCGCGGCCTTGTTCGCCAGCGCGTACAGCCTGCTCAGCGGCCGGGCAGGAATGCTGTCGTTCGGGCACGCGGCGTACTTCGGCGTGGGCGCCTTTGGAACCGTCCATGCGATGAACGCGTTCGGCGGCACGGGCCTGCTGCCCACGCCGTTGCTGCCGCTCGTCGGCGCCTTCGTCGGGCTCGCGGTGGGCATCGTGGCCGGCTGGTTCGCCACGAAGCGCGGCGGGACCGCCTTCGCGATGATCACGCTCGCGATCGCCGAGCTGCTGCATTCGCTGGCGCCGCAGTTGAAGGGGCTGTTCGGCGGCGAGTCCGGCATCTCGGCCATGCGCGCTCCGGCGTGGGGCCTCACCTTCGGCTCGACGATGCAGGTGTACTACTTGGTCTTGGCGTGGGTGGCCGTCTCTCTCGCACTGCTGTACTGGCACACGCTCACGCCCGCGGGCCGGCTCACGCTGGCTTTGCGCGAGAACTCGCATCGCCTGCGCTTCCTGGGCTACAACGTGCACGGCCTGGGCGTCTCGGCCTTCGCGATCTCGGCGATGTTCTCGGGCGTCGCGGGGAGCCTCCAGGCCCTGAACAACGAGGCCGCGAACTATGCCGTGTTCGACGCCGGCGTTTCGGCGGCCGTGGTCCTGAACAGCTACATCGGCGGCGTGGGCAGCTTCCTCGGGCCCGTGGTCGGTGCCGCGCTGATGACCCTCTTCGGATACGCCATGTCCGACGTCACGCAGTCGTGGATGCTCTACCAGGGCGTGTTGTTCGTACTGGTGATGATGTTCCTGCCCACGGGCCTGTCGGGGTTGTACGGCATGGGCGTGCGGCTGGTGAAAAGGCTGCGCTCATGA
- a CDS encoding ABC transporter ATP-binding protein has product MSAALTLRGLRKSFGATEIIRGVDLELRAGERRALIGPNGAGKSTLFHLISGNLRPTSGEIELDGQRIEGWSPERVNRLGLARSFQITNIFPKLSVFENVRIAVMQRYSLQYVFWRRIERVSNLREKVDQLLERVRLQHQAHTLAGEMTYSGQRSLELAMTLASDPKVILLDEPMAGMSSEETQYTAELIREVTAGRTLLLVEHDMDVVFSLGERISVLVYGEIIATGTPDEIRQHQGVRQAYLGEEHAA; this is encoded by the coding sequence ATGAGTGCCGCCCTCACCCTCCGCGGCCTGCGCAAGTCCTTCGGCGCCACCGAGATCATTCGCGGCGTGGATCTCGAGCTGCGCGCGGGCGAGCGCCGGGCGCTGATCGGTCCCAACGGCGCGGGCAAGTCCACGCTGTTCCATTTGATCTCCGGCAACCTGCGGCCCACGTCGGGCGAGATCGAGCTCGACGGGCAGCGCATCGAGGGCTGGTCGCCGGAGCGGGTCAATCGCCTGGGGCTGGCGCGGTCCTTCCAGATCACCAACATCTTTCCCAAGCTGAGCGTGTTCGAGAACGTGCGCATCGCGGTGATGCAGCGCTACAGCCTGCAGTACGTCTTCTGGCGCCGCATCGAGCGAGTGAGCAACCTGCGCGAGAAGGTGGATCAACTGCTGGAGCGCGTGCGCCTGCAGCACCAGGCCCACACGCTGGCCGGCGAGATGACCTACTCCGGGCAACGCTCGCTCGAGCTGGCGATGACGCTGGCCTCCGATCCCAAGGTGATCCTGCTGGACGAGCCCATGGCCGGCATGTCGAGCGAGGAGACGCAGTACACCGCGGAGCTGATCCGCGAGGTTACGGCGGGGCGAACGCTCTTGCTGGTGGAGCACGACATGGACGTCGTGTTCTCACTCGGCGAACGAATCAGCGTGCTGGTCTATGGCGAGATCATCGCCACCGGCACTCCCGATGAGATACGACAGCACCAGGGCGTTCGGCAAGCCTATCTCGGCGAGGAGCACGCAGCATGA
- a CDS encoding ABC transporter ATP-binding protein produces the protein MTAPLLHVEGLHAHYGKSHVLRGVTLSAERGEVVSLLGRNGSGRSTTLKAIMGLVPPSAGRVELGGRALAGAPPHTICRAGLAYVPEEREVFANLTVDENLRMGEQAPVAGAVRWSVAQMFDYFPRLRERRSAKAGSLSGGEQQMLTICRSLLGNPLAILIDEPTEGLAPMIVSQVAEFILDMQRQGVAVVLVEQKLAIALKVSTRVCVMGHGQIVFEGRSEELQVNQGMIAQWLAV, from the coding sequence ATGACGGCGCCCTTGTTGCACGTGGAGGGATTGCACGCGCACTACGGCAAGAGCCACGTGCTGCGCGGCGTGACGCTCTCGGCGGAGCGCGGGGAGGTCGTGAGCCTGCTGGGGCGCAACGGCTCGGGCCGCTCGACGACGCTGAAGGCCATCATGGGACTGGTGCCGCCGAGTGCCGGCCGCGTCGAACTCGGTGGCCGCGCGCTGGCAGGCGCGCCGCCGCACACCATCTGCCGCGCGGGGCTCGCCTACGTGCCGGAAGAGCGCGAGGTCTTCGCGAACCTCACGGTGGACGAGAACCTGCGCATGGGCGAGCAAGCGCCCGTGGCCGGTGCCGTCCGCTGGAGCGTGGCGCAGATGTTCGACTACTTCCCGCGCCTGAGGGAACGGCGCAGCGCCAAGGCGGGCAGCTTGTCCGGCGGCGAGCAGCAGATGCTCACGATCTGCCGCTCGCTGCTCGGCAACCCGCTCGCCATCCTGATCGACGAGCCCACCGAGGGACTGGCGCCGATGATCGTCTCGCAGGTGGCCGAGTTCATCCTCGACATGCAGCGCCAGGGCGTGGCGGTCGTGCTGGTGGAACAGAAGCTCGCCATCGCGCTGAAGGTCTCCACCCGCGTGTGCGTGATGGGCCATGGCCAGATCGTGTTCGAGGGCCGCTCCGAAGAACTGCAAGTCAACCAAGGAATGATCGCGCAATGGTTAGCCGTCTGA
- a CDS encoding SDR family NAD(P)-dependent oxidoreductase, translating into MVSRLNTKLLQDRVAIVTGAGGGLGKAHVLELIRHGARVIVNDIAGRDDGAAAQAVAHEVAIRGGEAAVHLGDVTSPADMEAMAALAIARWGRIDILVNNAGILRDKTFAKMPLEDFRRVLDVHVMGAVNATKAVWAHMVAQNYGRIVMTTSSSGLYGNFGQSNYGAAKMALVGLMQTLALEGAKYGVHVNCLAPTAATGMTESVLPPHALAHLGAERVSPALIALVGDKAPSRMILLAGAGSFECAHITMTRGVYLGDAADTAEQLCARLGDVAARAGETVPESGWEQYQMEILKATAA; encoded by the coding sequence ATGGTTAGCCGTCTGAACACCAAGTTGCTGCAGGACAGGGTTGCCATCGTGACCGGTGCGGGCGGTGGCCTTGGAAAGGCGCACGTCCTCGAGCTCATCCGCCATGGGGCGCGCGTGATCGTCAACGACATCGCCGGCCGCGACGATGGCGCCGCGGCGCAAGCCGTTGCCCACGAGGTCGCGATCCGCGGTGGCGAGGCCGCGGTGCATCTCGGCGACGTGACCTCCCCCGCCGACATGGAAGCGATGGCCGCGCTCGCCATCGCCCGCTGGGGCCGCATCGACATCCTGGTGAACAACGCCGGCATCCTGCGCGACAAGACCTTCGCGAAGATGCCGCTCGAGGACTTCCGGCGCGTGCTCGACGTCCACGTGATGGGCGCCGTGAACGCGACCAAGGCGGTGTGGGCGCACATGGTGGCCCAGAACTACGGCCGCATCGTGATGACCACCTCGTCCTCGGGCCTCTACGGGAACTTCGGCCAGTCGAACTACGGCGCGGCCAAGATGGCGCTGGTAGGCCTCATGCAGACGCTGGCGCTGGAAGGTGCCAAGTACGGCGTGCACGTCAACTGCCTGGCGCCCACCGCGGCGACCGGCATGACCGAGAGCGTCTTGCCGCCGCACGCACTGGCCCATCTGGGTGCGGAACGCGTGAGCCCGGCCCTCATCGCGCTCGTGGGCGACAAAGCGCCGTCGCGAATGATCCTGCTGGCCGGAGCCGGCAGCTTCGAGTGCGCCCACATCACGATGACGCGGGGTGTCTACCTGGGCGATGCGGCCGACACCGCCGAGCAGCTCTGCGCCCGGCTGGGTGACGTGGCGGCGCGCGCGGGCGAAACCGTTCCGGAGTCGGGATGGGAGCAGTACCAGATGGAAATCCTCAAGGCCACCGCCGCGTAG
- a CDS encoding methyl-accepting chemotaxis protein: MDPLSLRELCLVACVVALLALCAWLAWRPRASKDIAHIVRITDRMASGELLGDVRAATTGSHDARRLHESVLKISSTLTDIVRQVRSSAEAVAAGSGMLAEGNAQLTDRTQAQAASLEETASGMEALAASARRNAENCERANTLAGQSRDVAAQASERMQEVAATMGKIDDSARRVGEILDTVKRIAFQTNILALNAAVEAARAGEQGRGFAVVASEVRELAHRSAEAVKEIHALIGESIANVEAGRQLVDQAGETMTRVVTSVAEVTEVLGAIALASREQSSGVQEINHAIAQADTVTQQNAALVEEAAATAESFRHEARQLVEAVGRFKTDRSDDRGRVIALVKEAVEHVRHHGVKQACADLNDPRGLFVRGEDYVFALSANGTQLAFAPDPSIVGKNNIDEKDPGGKAVGREILKVANGAGFGWVDYLFRNPATGRIAPKSVYVEAVEGIILGCGIYMQKDTETAQPEILRRARPRLIARPRLS, translated from the coding sequence ATGGATCCGCTGTCGCTCCGAGAGCTTTGCCTGGTGGCCTGCGTGGTTGCGCTGCTGGCCTTGTGTGCGTGGTTGGCATGGCGCCCGCGCGCCTCGAAGGACATCGCGCACATCGTGCGGATCACCGACCGCATGGCCAGCGGCGAGCTGCTGGGAGACGTTCGGGCAGCGACCACCGGCAGCCACGACGCGCGGCGGCTGCACGAGTCGGTCCTGAAGATCAGCAGCACGCTCACGGACATCGTGAGGCAGGTGCGTTCCAGCGCCGAGGCGGTCGCGGCCGGCTCCGGCATGCTCGCCGAAGGCAACGCGCAGCTCACGGACCGCACGCAGGCACAGGCTGCTTCGCTGGAGGAAACCGCGAGCGGCATGGAGGCGTTGGCCGCGAGCGCACGCCGCAACGCCGAGAATTGCGAACGAGCGAACACGTTGGCCGGCCAGTCGCGCGACGTGGCGGCGCAAGCCTCGGAGCGCATGCAGGAGGTCGCGGCCACGATGGGGAAGATCGACGACAGCGCGCGCCGTGTGGGCGAGATCCTGGACACGGTGAAGCGCATCGCCTTCCAGACCAACATCCTGGCGCTGAACGCCGCGGTCGAGGCTGCACGCGCGGGCGAGCAGGGCCGCGGTTTCGCGGTCGTGGCCTCGGAGGTGCGCGAGCTGGCACATCGAAGCGCCGAGGCCGTGAAGGAAATCCATGCGTTGATCGGGGAATCGATCGCGAATGTCGAGGCGGGCCGGCAACTCGTGGACCAGGCCGGGGAAACGATGACGAGGGTGGTGACGAGCGTCGCTGAGGTCACCGAAGTCCTGGGCGCGATCGCGCTGGCCTCGCGCGAGCAGAGCTCCGGCGTGCAGGAGATCAACCATGCCATCGCGCAGGCCGACACCGTGACGCAGCAGAACGCGGCCCTGGTCGAGGAGGCGGCGGCCACCGCGGAGTCGTTCCGGCACGAGGCTCGCCAGTTGGTCGAAGCCGTGGGCCGCTTCAAGACCGACCGCAGCGACGACCGTGGGCGCGTCATCGCGTTGGTCAAAGAGGCCGTGGAGCATGTGCGCCACCATGGCGTGAAGCAGGCCTGTGCGGATCTCAACGATCCTCGCGGCCTCTTCGTACGCGGCGAGGATTACGTCTTCGCCCTCTCCGCCAACGGCACGCAGCTCGCCTTCGCGCCGGATCCCAGCATCGTGGGCAAGAACAACATCGACGAGAAGGACCCCGGCGGCAAGGCGGTGGGACGCGAGATCCTGAAGGTCGCGAACGGTGCCGGCTTCGGATGGGTGGACTACCTCTTTCGGAATCCCGCGACCGGACGGATCGCGCCGAAGTCGGTGTACGTGGAGGCGGTGGAGGGGATCATCCTCGGCTGCGGCATCTACATGCAGAAGGACACCGAGACCGCCCAGCCGGAAATCCTGCGGCGCGCACGCCCCCGCCTCATCGCCCGGCCGCGCCTTTCATGA
- a CDS encoding SDR family oxidoreductase yields the protein MKIENAVAFVTGANRGIGLVFTQELLARGVRKVYAAAREPATIAAQRGVEAVRLDVTRPDEAAAAVARAGDVTLLVNNAGVAHQGGFLTPGSEALAHRMLEVNFFGMLRMSRAFAPVLAANGGGALLNVLSIASWVNGGQLAAYAASKSAAWSLTNALRHELRPEGTQVLALHMAYVDTDMVRGIDEPKTSALEIVQYALDGLEAGLDEVLADERTRLVKQGLTAPRPSYLPPRAG from the coding sequence ATGAAGATCGAGAACGCCGTTGCCTTCGTCACCGGTGCCAACCGCGGCATCGGACTGGTCTTCACGCAAGAGCTGCTCGCCCGCGGTGTGCGCAAGGTCTACGCCGCCGCGCGTGAGCCCGCCACGATCGCTGCCCAACGCGGCGTGGAGGCTGTCCGCCTCGATGTCACCCGGCCCGATGAGGCGGCTGCGGCGGTAGCTCGCGCAGGCGACGTCACGCTTCTCGTCAACAACGCCGGCGTGGCCCACCAGGGTGGCTTCCTCACGCCCGGCAGCGAGGCACTCGCCCATCGCATGCTCGAGGTCAATTTCTTCGGGATGCTGCGCATGAGCCGGGCTTTCGCGCCCGTGCTCGCGGCCAACGGCGGGGGCGCGCTGTTGAACGTGCTCTCCATCGCCTCGTGGGTCAACGGCGGACAGCTCGCGGCCTACGCAGCCAGCAAGTCGGCCGCCTGGTCGCTCACCAATGCGTTGCGACACGAGCTGCGTCCGGAAGGGACGCAGGTCCTGGCGCTGCACATGGCGTACGTCGATACCGACATGGTGCGTGGCATCGACGAGCCCAAGACAAGCGCGCTGGAGATCGTGCAATACGCGCTCGACGGACTGGAAGCCGGCCTGGACGAAGTGCTCGCCGACGAGCGCACGCGCCTCGTGAAGCAGGGGCTCACGGCCCCGAGGCCGAGCTACCTGCCGCCGCGCGCTGGCTGA